From one Raphanus sativus cultivar WK10039 unplaced genomic scaffold, ASM80110v3 Scaffold1137, whole genome shotgun sequence genomic stretch:
- the LOC108812504 gene encoding cyclin-dependent kinase G1 produces the protein MAAGGGVDVSRSSLSVKKDHDFYRNGARGDGERRPQTKPPLNEQGLRRFDGRNRSRLVSEKGEEEGQRPAEKRRKFSPILWDDVEDKVSKAPTSREKTRSSFTSLTTNPTRKQDVDVTLTRKTSPKDQVNVMMSPEPVEAQGPGILNVDVNFARRTSPKDQVNVVMSEEPVDELEEGQLEEEQQVKQISPVKKLSRWETGLTSHNEEVVSHADNVVPKTSRWNRSSLSPECGELVVSEERQSNSSGSGSGHQSVEKLSANGYSDHEYCSSPNDELEAEEPASPAQGVMNMLLGSRSVNGFQKLNKINEGTYGIVYRARDEKTKEIVALKKIKMKEDKYEEEYGFPLTSLREINILLSCNHPSIVNVKEVVVGGRNDSDVYMVMEHLEHDLKCLMERKKQPFSTSEVKCLMLQLLEGVHYLHTNWIIHRDLKPSNLLMNNTGELKICDFGMARQYGSPIKPYTQMVITQWYRPPELLLGAKQYSTAVDMWSIGCIMAELLSQKPLFPGKTELDQLQKIFAVLGTPNESIWPGFSSLPNAKAKFPTQSYNLLRKKFPAISFVGGQILSERGFDLLNGLLTLDPEKRLTVEEALNHSWFHEVPLPKSQDFMPTFPPRR, from the exons ATGGCGGCAGGGGGAGGAGTTGATGTCTCTAGAAGTTCTCTTTCCGTCAAAAAAGACCACGACTTTTACAGGAACGGTGCTCGTGGAGATGGTGAGAGGCGTCCTCAAACTAAACCACCGCTTAACGAGCAAGGTCTCAGGAGGTTTGATGGGCGTAACCGGTCACGGTTGGTTTCTGAGAAAGGGGAGGAGGAGGGTCAGAGACCCGCtgagaagaggaggaagtttTCACCTATCTTGTGGGACGACGTTGAAGATAAAGTTTCTAAAGCTCCTACTTCTAGGGAGAAGACAAGGTCTAGTTTCACTAGTCTGACTACGAATCCGACACGTAAGCAGGATGTTGATGTAACTCTTACTAGGAAGACTTCTCCCAAGGATCAGGTCAACGTGATGATGTCACCAGAACCTGTTGAAGCTCAGGGGCCTGGGATACTTAATGTTGATGTAAATTTTGCTAGGAGGACTTCTCCGAAGGATCAGGTCAATGTTGTGATGTCGGAAGAACCTGTTGATGAATTGGAAGAGGGTCAGTTGGAGGAAGAACAGCAGGTGAAGCAGATATCACCTGTTAAGAAATTATCAAGATGGGAGACGGGTTTAACTTCCCACAATGAGGAGGTAGTATCTCATGCTGATAATGTTGTTCCCAAGACTAGCAGATGGAACAGGAGCAGTTTGAGTCCGGAGTGTGGTGAGTTAGTGGTGTCTGAAGAACGGCAATCCAATTCATCTGGATCTGGTAGTGGGCATCAGAGCGTAGAGAAGCTTAGCGCTAATGGATATTCTGATCATGAGTATTGTAGTTCTCCTAATGACGAGTTAGAAGCTGAAGAACCGGCTTCTCCAGCCCAGGGAGTGATGAACATGCTACTTGGTAGCAGGTCTGTGAATGGGTTTCAGAAGCTAAACAAGATTAACGAAGGTACATACGGTATTGTTTACAGAGCGAGGGATGAGAAAACAAAGGAGATTGTGGCGCTCAAGAAGATCAAGATGAAGGAAGATAAGTACGAAGAAGAGTACGGTTTCCCTTTGACATCTCTGAGGGAAATAAACATTCTTTTGTCATGCAATCACCCTTCAATAGTGAACGTGAAGGAAGTTGTGGTCGGAGGGAGAAACGACAGCGATGTTTACATGGTCATGGAACACTTGGAACACGACCTGAAGTGCTTAatggaaagaaagaaacagcCTTTTAGCACCAGCGAGGTCAAGTGCTTGATGCTGCAGCTGCTGGAGGGTGTGCACTACCTCCACACGAACTGGATCATCCACAGGGATCTGAAGCCATCTAACCTCCTGATGAACAACACTGGGGAGTTGAAAATTTGTGATTTTGGTATGGCGAGACAGTACGGGAGCCCTATCAAGCCTTACACACAGATGGTCATCACTCAGTGGTACAGGCCACCAGAACTTCTTCTAGGAGCGAAGCAGTACTCTACGGCTGTTGATATGTGGTCAATAGGTTGCATTATGGCGGAGCTCTTGTCTCAAAAGCCTTTGTTCCCGGGCAAGACTGAACTTGACCAACTTCAAAAg ATCTTTGCGGTCCTTGGAACACCAAACGAGTCAATCTGGCCTGGATTCTCATCGTTACCCAATGCTAAAGCCAAGTTTCCTACACAATC GTACAATTTGTTGCGTAAGAAGTTTCCAGCGATATCATTTGTAGGTGGTCAGATACTCTCAGAACGTGGATTTGATTTGCTGAATGGTTTACTAACTTTGGATCCTGAGAAACGTCTAACAGTGGAGGAAGCTCTCAACCATAGTTGGTTTCATGAAGTCCCTCTCCCAAAATCACAAGATTTCATGCCCACGTTTCCTCCTAGGCGCTAG
- the LOC108813800 gene encoding 4-coumarate--CoA ligase-like 9 — translation METTKNNDSRTIDHRSGYDQRTGIYHSLRSPLSLPPIDQPLSTSEYVLSLLRNSSPPATAGKDVESATYLVDASSGDSLTYGELLRGVRSLAASLQKRFTSGDVAFVLSPASLHVPVLYLALMSIGVVVSPANPIGSELEVSHQVEVSRPVIAFATSQTVNKLRSSSFPLGVVIMDSPEFLSWLTKPEDSLIPVRVNQTDTAAILFSSGTTGRVKGVLLTHRNIIASTAVSHQRTINDPVDYDRVGLFSLPLFHVFGFAMMIRAISLGEKLVLLGRFELEAMMKAVEKYKVTGMPVSPPLIVALVKSELTKKYDLGSLRSLGCGGAPLGKDIAERFKRKFPGVDIVQGYGLTESTGPAAATFGPEETVRYGSVGRISENIEAKIVDPSTGEALPPGKNGELWLRGPIIMKGYVENEKATAETLDQEGWLKTGDLCYIDSEGFLYIVDRLKELIKYKAYQVPPVELEQILHSNPDVVDAAVVPFPDEDAGEIPMAFIVRKPGSNLNEAQVIDFVAKQVAPYKKVRRVAFTNAIPKNPAGKILRRELTKIAVSGNASKL, via the exons ATGGAGACGACGAAGAACAACGACAGCCGTACGATTGACCATCGCTCCGGCTACGATCAACGGACAGGAATCTACCACAGCCTTCGCTCCCCTCTCTCCTTACCTCCCATCGACCAACCTCTCTCAACCTCCGAATACGTCCTCTCTCTCCTCCGCAACTCCTCGCCGCCGGCCACCGCCGGAAAAGACGTCGAATCCGCTACTTACCTCGTCGACGCGAGCTCCGGCGATAGCCTCACTTACGGAGAGCTTCTCCGTGGGGTTCGCTCCCTCGCCGCGTCTTTACAAAAGCGGTTCACCTCCGGAGACGTCGCGTTCGTCCTCTCCCCGGCGTCGTTGCATGTGCCGGTGCTTTACTTGGCTCTGATGTCGATCGGAGTTGTGGTGTCTCCGGCGAATCCGATCGGATCTGAGCTGGAGGTGAGTCACCAAGTCGAAGTCAGCAGACCGGTGATCGCATTCGCCACGTCACAGACCGTTAACAAGCTCCGTTCATCTTCTTTCCCTCTCGGAGTCGTTATAATGGACTCTCCCGAGTTTCTCTCTTGGTTAACAAAACCGGAGGATTCTCTAATTCCGGTTCGAGTAAACCAAACCGACACTGCAGCGATTCTCTTCTCGTCCGGGACCACGGGCAGAGTCAAAGGCGTTCTCCTCACACACCGCAACATAATCGCGTCAACGGCTGTTTCTCACCAACGAACAATCAACGATCCCGTTGACTACGACCGCGTTGGACTCTTCTCTCTGCCGTTATTCCACGTGTTCGGCTTCGCGATGATGATCAGAGCCATCTCGCTTGGAGAGAAGCTCGTGCTTCTTGGGAGGTTTGAGCTCGAGGCGATGATGAAGGCTGTGGAGAAGTATAAGGTCACTGGTATGCCTGTGTCTCCGCCTTTGATCGTGGCGTTGGTGAAGTCGGAGCTTACGAAGAAGTATGATCTCGGTTCGTTGCGGTCATTAGGTTGCGGCGGTGCTCCGCTTGGGAAAGATATTGCTGAGAGGTTTAAGCGGAAGTTCCCGGGCGTTGATATTGTTCAG GGCTATGGCTTGACAGAGAGTACTGGGCCAGCTGCGGCTACGTTTGGACCGGAAGAGACGGTAAGATACGGGTCAGTTGGTCGTATCTCTGAGAATATAGAGGCGAAAATCGTTGATCCATCCACCGGAGAAGCTTTACCACCGGGGAAGAACGGTGAGCTTTGGCTACGAGGACCAATCATCATGAAAG GTTATGTGGAGAATGAGAAAGCAACTGCTGAAACATTAGATCAAGAAGGGTGGTTAAAGACTGGTGATCTTTGTTACATTGATTCTGAAGGGTTTTTATATATTGTTGATAGGCTAAAAGAACTTATCAAATACAAAGCTTATCAg GTCCCACCGGTAGAACTGGAGCAGATTCTTCATTCGAATCCGGACGTGGTTGATGCTGCAGTTGTTCC GTTTCCGGACGAGGATGCAGGAGAGATTCCAATGGCTTTCATAGTGAGAAAACCAGGAAGCAATCTCAACGAAGCACAAGTCATTGACTTTGTAGCTAAACAA GTTGCTCCGTATAAGAAAGTAAGAAGAGTTGCTTTCACAAACGCGATCCCCAAAAACCCTGCTGGCAAGATTCTGCGTCGGGAGCTAACCAAAATCGCCGTGAGTGGCAACGCCTCTAAGCTTTGA